The following coding sequences lie in one Rutidosis leptorrhynchoides isolate AG116_Rl617_1_P2 chromosome 6, CSIRO_AGI_Rlap_v1, whole genome shotgun sequence genomic window:
- the LOC139854135 gene encoding uncharacterized protein — translation MERQVLRESLDPGFILLVDQEDAAIRLYNVYFAESPVFADKHFKRRFRMSRELFLRIVESISNFNSVVIPDYFMYFRKRPDATGCQSSTILQKCTVAIRQMAYEKTPYLFDEHIKIGEKTAGLCLENFCQCVFHLFARQYLRKPTAEDIARLCNFHAQKHGLPGM, via the coding sequence ATGGAGAGGCAAGTACTTCGCGAGTCCCTCGATCCCGGATTTATATTGCTAGTGGATCAAGAAGATGCGGCTATAAGGTTATACAATGTTTATTTTGCGGAGTCACCGGTGTTTGCCGACAAACATTTTAAACGACGTTTTCGAATGAGTCGTGAGTTATTTCTCCGAATTGTTGAAAGTATATCTAATTTTAATAGTGTCGTTATTCCTGATTATTTTATGTATTTTCGGAAACGGCCCGATGCAACGGGCTGTCAAAGTTCGACAATTCTCCAAAAGTGCACAGTGGCCATACGTCAAATGGCGTATGAAAAAACTCCTTATTTGTTTGATGAACATATAAAAATTGGGGAGAAAACGGCTGGGTTATGTCTTGAAAATTTTTGTCAATGCGTATTTCATTTGTTTGCTAGACAGTATTTGCGGAAACCAACTGCCGAAGATATTGCTAGACTTTGTAATTTTCATGCACAGAAACATGGTTTACCGGGtatgtga